The following coding sequences lie in one Euhalothece natronophila Z-M001 genomic window:
- a CDS encoding DUF2834 domain-containing protein, with the protein MIKKIAFSIIWLGFISYAFLLAPPNNANTSELIEKLINFELEGINPLIVAIFNLMGVLPLIYAPLLIIDGNGQKLPAWIFTFISFGVGAFAILPYLAFREPDFSQEKTNWFIKILDFRLINLLLVILFVVIFTSGIIEGDWNEFVVQWQNSRFIHVMSLDFCLLILLFPALLLDDLGRRQINHSLFFKTIIWIPLIGTFLYLCLRPSLPEKMSSE; encoded by the coding sequence ATGATCAAAAAAATTGCTTTTTCCATTATTTGGCTTGGCTTTATTTCCTATGCCTTCCTTTTAGCCCCTCCTAATAATGCTAATACTTCAGAATTAATTGAAAAACTTATTAACTTTGAACTAGAAGGAATTAATCCTTTAATCGTAGCAATTTTTAATCTTATGGGAGTTTTACCTTTAATCTATGCTCCTTTATTAATCATTGATGGCAATGGGCAAAAATTACCCGCTTGGATCTTCACATTTATATCATTTGGAGTGGGAGCATTTGCAATTTTACCTTATCTTGCTTTTCGGGAACCAGACTTTAGTCAAGAAAAAACAAATTGGTTTATAAAAATTCTAGATTTTCGTTTGATCAATCTATTATTAGTAATTCTATTTGTCGTTATTTTTACTTCAGGAATTATAGAAGGAGACTGGAATGAGTTTGTAGTGCAGTGGCAAAACAGCCGTTTTATTCACGTCATGAGTTTAGATTTTTGCCTATTAATTTTGCTATTTCCAGCACTGCTTCTAGATGATTTAGGTCGTCGCCAGATTAATCATTCGCTATTTTTTAAAACAATTATCTGGATTCCTTTGATTGGAACATTTCTCTATCTTTGCCTACGTCCTTCCCTTCCTGAAAAAATGAGCAGTGAGTGA
- a CDS encoding class I SAM-dependent methyltransferase → MDNQVTKTAYYPLGVRAWDAQQGEPVCNDWLAPSLMTDEAKEIWKQFASLNRPNFSTAGRHAIIDDLIRKALQKDSKAKVVVMGAGFDTRAFRLSGGNWLEVDEPAILAEKERHLPSHQSPNSLVRIPIDFAKESLKDHLSSFSQPETTHVILEGVLMYLTQRQRWELLETLGELFPHHFIYCDLVKRSFFQRQMTAVHEQIVKLGASFKELQEKPEQLFLQAGYQPITRQSVVGKVADQLEVPRWILHLFLRNIKNGFCVWQFERFPN, encoded by the coding sequence ATGGATAATCAAGTAACTAAAACTGCCTATTATCCGTTAGGGGTTCGTGCTTGGGATGCTCAACAGGGTGAACCAGTGTGTAATGATTGGCTAGCCCCCTCCTTGATGACTGATGAAGCTAAGGAAATTTGGAAGCAATTTGCATCACTTAACCGACCGAACTTTAGTACAGCGGGAAGGCATGCAATCATTGATGACTTAATTCGGAAAGCGTTACAAAAAGACTCTAAGGCGAAAGTCGTTGTCATGGGAGCTGGGTTTGATACCCGCGCTTTTCGTCTCTCAGGAGGGAATTGGCTGGAAGTTGATGAACCAGCAATTCTTGCTGAAAAAGAGCGTCATCTCCCTTCCCATCAGTCTCCTAACTCGCTGGTACGAATTCCCATTGATTTTGCTAAGGAATCTCTCAAGGATCACTTATCCTCTTTTTCTCAACCCGAGACCACTCATGTGATCTTGGAGGGAGTCTTGATGTATTTAACTCAAAGACAACGCTGGGAGTTATTAGAAACGCTTGGCGAATTGTTCCCTCATCACTTCATCTATTGTGACTTAGTAAAACGGTCATTTTTTCAGCGTCAGATGACAGCAGTTCATGAACAAATTGTCAAGTTAGGAGCTTCTTTTAAGGAACTTCAGGAGAAGCCAGAACAACTGTTTTTGCAAGCTGGTTATCAACCGATTACTCGTCAATCAGTTGTGGGTAAAGTTGCTGATCAATTGGAAGTTCCACGATGGATTTTACACTTATTTTTACGCAACATCAAAAATGGTTTCTGTGTTTGGCAATTTGAGCGTTTCCCGAACTAA
- a CDS encoding argininosuccinate synthase: MGRADKVVLAYSGGVDTSVCIPYLKQEWGVKEVITLAADLGQGEDLNPIKEKAMTAGASISLVENGVERFITEFAFPAIQANALYENQYPLSTALARPLISQMLVEAAQKHGADAVAHGCTGKGNDQVRFDVSIMALNPDLKILAPAREWGMSREDAIAYGEKFGLPAPVKKSSPYSIDQNILGRSIEAGSLEDPMVEPPEEVYSMTSAIAQTPNEAEYIDIGFEKGIPVTVNGINYQPVALIETLNEHIGKHGFGRIDMMENRVVGIKSREIYEAPAMLALILAHRDLESLTLTADVTQYKRGIEETYAQLIYRGLWYSPLKQALEGFIQQTQERVTGTVRLKLYKGNAMVVGRQSENSLYAEDLATYGSQDEFDHKAAEGFIYVWGLPTKVWSKFNKK, encoded by the coding sequence ATGGGTCGCGCAGATAAAGTAGTTTTAGCTTATTCCGGGGGCGTAGATACCTCGGTTTGTATTCCTTATCTAAAACAAGAATGGGGCGTAAAAGAAGTGATCACCCTAGCAGCAGATCTAGGGCAAGGAGAAGACTTAAATCCGATTAAAGAAAAAGCAATGACAGCAGGGGCTTCAATTTCCTTAGTGGAAAATGGGGTGGAACGGTTTATTACTGAGTTTGCCTTCCCTGCTATCCAAGCCAATGCCTTATATGAGAATCAGTATCCCTTATCTACAGCCCTCGCTCGCCCCTTAATTAGCCAAATGCTAGTAGAAGCAGCCCAAAAACACGGAGCAGATGCAGTTGCTCATGGTTGTACTGGGAAAGGTAATGATCAGGTGCGCTTTGATGTGTCGATTATGGCGTTAAATCCAGATTTGAAAATTCTTGCGCCTGCCCGAGAATGGGGAATGAGTCGGGAAGACGCGATCGCGTATGGGGAGAAATTTGGACTGCCCGCCCCTGTCAAAAAATCTTCTCCCTACAGTATCGATCAAAATATTCTAGGACGCAGCATCGAAGCCGGCTCTCTCGAAGATCCGATGGTAGAACCACCAGAAGAAGTTTATAGTATGACTAGCGCGATCGCGCAAACTCCTAATGAAGCAGAATATATTGATATTGGTTTTGAAAAAGGGATTCCTGTAACCGTCAATGGCATTAACTACCAACCTGTTGCCCTCATTGAAACCCTCAACGAACACATTGGCAAACATGGTTTTGGTCGCATCGACATGATGGAAAACCGAGTTGTGGGCATTAAATCCCGAGAGATTTACGAAGCACCGGCTATGCTAGCGTTAATTCTAGCTCATCGCGATCTAGAAAGTTTAACCCTCACCGCTGATGTAACACAATACAAGCGAGGTATCGAAGAAACCTATGCTCAACTCATTTATCGTGGACTTTGGTACAGTCCTCTCAAACAGGCTCTAGAAGGGTTTATTCAGCAAACTCAAGAGCGTGTTACTGGAACAGTGCGCCTAAAACTCTATAAAGGGAATGCCATGGTTGTGGGTCGTCAGTCTGAAAATTCCTTATATGCCGAAGATTTAGCAACTTATGGTTCTCAAGATGAATTTGATCACAAGGCTGCCGAAGGATTTATCTATGTTTGGGGATTACCCACTAAAGTGTGGTCAAAATTCAACAAAAAATGA
- a CDS encoding DUF2059 domain-containing protein: MIKQKLLPITLATILTPVTLGLSLLAVSSVKAETNDQNIKSLNETPSEQEKDVDPEKASLIRQYIELSNEKEATIETVTLPLEQNPQIPNEVVQEYVRRMEEEYVDLVTPIYAEHFTVEQLEAIIEFYQSDIGQSVAEEFPELTHDTFTRFSTWGERTMREIIEERREAN; encoded by the coding sequence ATGATTAAACAAAAACTATTACCCATCACCCTAGCCACTATCCTGACTCCTGTAACACTGGGATTATCGCTATTAGCAGTCTCATCAGTTAAAGCAGAAACCAATGATCAAAACATTAAATCCTTAAACGAAACCCCCTCGGAACAGGAAAAAGACGTTGATCCTGAAAAAGCATCCTTAATTAGGCAATATATTGAACTTTCCAATGAAAAAGAAGCAACAATTGAGACAGTAACCTTACCTTTAGAACAGAATCCTCAAATTCCAAATGAAGTTGTCCAAGAGTATGTTCGTCGGATGGAAGAAGAATATGTGGATTTAGTAACGCCCATCTATGCGGAACACTTTACGGTCGAACAATTGGAGGCAATTATTGAATTTTATCAATCAGATATAGGTCAAAGTGTTGCAGAGGAATTTCCAGAACTCACTCATGACACCTTCACTCGTTTTTCAACTTGGGGAGAAAGAACCATGAGAGAAATTATCGAAGAAAGACGTGAAGCCAATTGA
- a CDS encoding lysophospholipid acyltransferase family protein, with protein sequence MTKLQQNREPLANLILYYLFKWSVVSPAFNLYYRGKLYGRENVPKTGGLVVVSNHASLCDPPLLSCCVGRPVAYMAKEELFNIPILKQGISLYGAYPVKRSAADRNAIRAALKTLEQGWAAGIFLQGSRTPDGRITDPKLGAAMIATKAKVPILPVSLWGTEKIPQKGVRFPAITARIGEPISPPVSNKREALESVTQKCADVINTMHAQGR encoded by the coding sequence ATGACGAAATTACAACAAAACAGAGAACCCCTAGCGAATTTAATTCTTTATTATTTATTCAAATGGTCAGTAGTAAGTCCAGCCTTTAATCTTTATTATCGAGGGAAACTCTATGGACGAGAAAATGTCCCCAAAACAGGGGGATTAGTGGTAGTTAGTAATCATGCCAGTTTATGTGATCCGCCTTTGTTATCTTGTTGTGTCGGTCGTCCTGTTGCGTATATGGCAAAGGAAGAACTTTTTAATATTCCTATACTCAAACAAGGTATCTCCCTCTATGGGGCTTATCCTGTGAAGCGTTCTGCTGCAGATCGCAACGCCATTCGAGCAGCCCTCAAAACTTTAGAACAAGGGTGGGCTGCAGGAATCTTCCTTCAGGGAAGCCGCACTCCTGATGGACGGATAACAGACCCCAAGTTAGGAGCGGCGATGATTGCAACTAAAGCTAAAGTCCCCATTTTACCTGTTAGTTTGTGGGGAACGGAGAAAATTCCCCAAAAAGGAGTCCGTTTTCCAGCAATTACGGCTCGCATTGGTGAACCGATTTCTCCACCAGTCTCTAATAAACGGGAAGCCCTAGAAAGTGTTACCCAAAAATGTGCTGACGTTATTAATACGATGCATGCTCAAGGAAGATAG
- a CDS encoding GNAT family N-acetyltransferase has product MNIVIRPSNENDIKEIIELQSQSLFQLSSKYYNQKQKQAIINSQKRARSLLYHQEKIYVAEIDGEKIIGFACFIYKHNKLGQIGGIYVHPDYFRKGVGTKLIEKIEEIARQYNVVILEVFSSLDAVVFYRKKGYTSVRRVNFVIEFTFTNMPTQFLYKKLKPISQNEADEIKKLLNYEIKQHQKSNHLIQFILYFIIFFLIGFFIAIAIMSQL; this is encoded by the coding sequence ATGAATATTGTTATTCGACCTTCAAACGAAAATGACATCAAGGAAATTATAGAGTTACAGTCTCAATCCCTATTTCAATTATCTTCTAAATACTATAATCAAAAGCAAAAGCAAGCTATAATAAACAGTCAAAAACGAGCTAGAAGTTTATTATATCATCAGGAAAAAATTTATGTGGCTGAAATTGATGGCGAAAAAATAATTGGATTTGCTTGTTTTATCTATAAGCATAACAAACTTGGACAAATTGGAGGAATATATGTTCATCCTGATTATTTTCGGAAAGGAGTGGGAACAAAGTTAATTGAAAAAATAGAAGAAATTGCACGACAATATAATGTTGTAATTTTAGAAGTTTTTTCATCTTTAGATGCTGTAGTTTTTTATAGAAAAAAAGGTTATACAAGTGTTAGACGAGTTAATTTTGTAATTGAGTTCACTTTTACTAATATGCCGACTCAATTTCTCTATAAAAAATTAAAACCAATCTCTCAAAATGAAGCAGATGAAATCAAGAAATTATTAAACTATGAAATAAAACAGCATCAAAAGTCTAATCACCTTATTCAATTTATTTTGTATTTCATTATCTTTTTCTTAATTGGCTTTTTTATAGCTATAGCAATCATGAGTCAGTTGTGA
- a CDS encoding universal stress protein — MYRKILVPLDGSEAAEAIIPHVANLAKYDGAQVIFAQVIEPATRSGIINIEQDQEVTFKPQKIDEAKNYLTRWQEQFAQDGLSADILLLRGVAVDAILHAIEQMDIDVLAFTSQGRSGLKKAIYGSVSAALLNRAPCPMLVADSKTKVSLKTNNRILVPLDGSKESEKILSHVQHIAQLYEAKLILVRVVRSASYKAAFVNLDKEIKEEVVPEHLLSQLGKHQELEKIKEAKKYLLNWKSQFQEQGIDVEVNLLYGQPIDSILAVAERSEADLVAMTSQAKAGLDEFLYGSVASGLLNRLGRPMFIIHEGKIPVRNFA, encoded by the coding sequence ATGTACCGTAAAATTCTAGTCCCTCTCGATGGCTCAGAAGCTGCCGAAGCCATTATTCCCCATGTGGCAAATTTAGCTAAATATGATGGGGCTCAGGTTATTTTTGCCCAAGTAATTGAACCAGCAACTCGTAGTGGCATTATTAATATTGAGCAAGATCAAGAGGTCACCTTTAAGCCTCAAAAAATTGATGAAGCGAAGAACTATTTAACTCGCTGGCAAGAACAGTTTGCTCAGGACGGCTTATCAGCAGACATTCTCCTACTACGAGGGGTTGCTGTTGATGCCATTCTCCATGCCATTGAGCAGATGGATATTGATGTCTTGGCTTTTACTAGTCAAGGGCGTTCAGGGCTGAAAAAAGCCATTTATGGGAGTGTTAGTGCAGCGCTTCTTAATCGCGCACCTTGCCCAATGTTAGTGGCAGATTCTAAAACGAAGGTGAGCTTAAAAACCAATAATCGGATTTTAGTCCCTCTCGATGGCTCTAAAGAATCAGAGAAAATTCTGTCTCATGTTCAACATATTGCCCAGTTGTATGAGGCAAAGTTAATTTTGGTGAGAGTTGTCCGAAGTGCCAGCTATAAAGCAGCGTTTGTTAATTTAGACAAGGAAATTAAGGAGGAAGTTGTTCCTGAACATTTATTAAGTCAGCTTGGGAAGCATCAGGAACTAGAAAAAATTAAGGAAGCGAAAAAGTATTTATTAAATTGGAAAAGTCAATTCCAAGAGCAGGGAATTGATGTGGAGGTGAACTTGTTATATGGTCAGCCCATTGATAGTATTTTGGCTGTTGCCGAAAGAAGTGAGGCTGATTTAGTTGCCATGACCAGCCAAGCTAAAGCCGGGTTAGATGAATTTTTATATGGTAGTGTTGCTTCTGGCTTATTAAATCGTTTAGGTCGTCCCATGTTTATTATTCATGAAGGTAAGATTCCTGTGAGGAATTTTGCCTAG
- a CDS encoding ribbon-helix-helix domain-containing protein gives MSQKKKPDLSNALADTSHSTRYRQESANLQPSGDKNSGNSSTVPPSRQNTRPITGHFPKEVRDQLKILAVQEDTTMHNLIAEALNDLFAKYKKPEIAPTKAGKDLER, from the coding sequence ATGAGCCAAAAGAAAAAACCTGATCTTTCAAATGCCTTGGCTGATACTAGCCATAGCACACGATATCGTCAAGAAAGTGCTAACCTACAACCATCAGGTGACAAAAATTCTGGCAACTCTTCCACTGTCCCCCCCAGTCGTCAAAATACACGCCCCATTACAGGACATTTTCCCAAGGAAGTTCGGGATCAGTTAAAAATTTTAGCGGTACAGGAAGATACAACAATGCACAATTTAATTGCTGAGGCTTTAAACGACTTGTTTGCTAAATATAAAAAACCAGAAATTGCACCAACCAAAGCAGGCAAAGATTTGGAGAGGTGA
- a CDS encoding AAA family ATPase translates to MKKIALITQKGGAGKTTLALSLAVAAEQAGETTVIYDLDPQATACNWGDRREVDRPVIVDVQPARLNKAIERAEKEGVDLIILDTPPRSEQASLAAAKVADLIIIPCRPQIYDLETLRNTQELIQYAGNQSTLVVLNAVPSRGTRHEQAKRAIQQIGLTVASAQLGSRAAFGDAGALGLTALEYEPQGKAAEEILNVYKSICHNVNK, encoded by the coding sequence ATGAAAAAAATTGCCCTAATTACTCAAAAGGGTGGCGCAGGTAAAACTACTTTAGCTTTATCCCTTGCTGTTGCTGCTGAACAAGCTGGAGAGACCACTGTTATTTACGACCTTGATCCACAAGCTACTGCCTGTAATTGGGGAGATCGACGTGAAGTTGATCGACCTGTCATTGTGGATGTGCAACCCGCTCGACTTAATAAGGCGATCGAACGCGCCGAAAAAGAGGGCGTAGATTTAATTATTTTGGATACGCCACCGCGTTCGGAGCAGGCTTCCCTTGCGGCTGCGAAAGTGGCTGACTTGATTATTATTCCATGCCGACCGCAAATTTATGATTTAGAAACTCTTCGTAATACTCAGGAGCTTATCCAATACGCAGGAAATCAATCAACATTGGTTGTCTTAAATGCTGTTCCTTCACGGGGGACTCGGCATGAGCAAGCGAAACGGGCGATCCAACAAATCGGTTTGACAGTTGCTTCTGCTCAATTGGGTAGTCGCGCAGCTTTTGGAGATGCTGGAGCGTTAGGACTGACAGCTTTGGAGTACGAGCCACAGGGCAAAGCGGCTGAAGAAATTCTAAATGTATACAAGTCTATTTGTCATAATGTAAATAAGTAA